In the genome of Candidatus Nanopelagicales bacterium, one region contains:
- the tdh gene encoding L-threonine 3-dehydrogenase translates to MRALVKTAPGPGLRLTDVPEPEVGINDVLIRVLRTGICGTDLHIASWDEWAQGRIRPPLVLGHEFVGEVVAVGSNVNDFHPGNLVSGEGHLVCGRCRNCMAGRRHLCAETSGVGVDRSGAFAEYIALPMTNVWRHPDDIDRDVAAIFDPFGNAVHCALSFKVLGEDVLITGAGPIGLMAAAVARHAGARFVVVTDVNPYRLDLAREMGVTWAVDVRTETLDVVQQELGMTEGFDVGLEMSGHPTALPQMIANMAHGGRIALLGIASQPIEVDWNTVVFNMLTIKGIYGREMYETWYAMTVMLQSGLDVSPVITHRFAAADFEEAFRVAGSGEAGKVILDWEA, encoded by the coding sequence ATGAGGGCGCTGGTCAAGACGGCCCCGGGACCGGGGCTGCGGCTCACCGACGTGCCCGAGCCCGAGGTGGGCATCAACGACGTGCTCATCCGGGTCCTGCGCACGGGGATCTGCGGCACCGACCTGCACATCGCGTCCTGGGACGAGTGGGCCCAGGGCCGGATCCGGCCGCCGCTGGTGCTGGGGCACGAGTTCGTCGGCGAGGTCGTGGCGGTCGGCTCCAACGTCAACGACTTCCACCCCGGGAACCTGGTCAGCGGCGAGGGCCACCTGGTCTGCGGCCGCTGCCGCAACTGCATGGCCGGCCGACGGCACCTGTGCGCGGAGACCAGCGGCGTCGGCGTGGACCGGTCCGGCGCGTTCGCGGAGTACATCGCGCTCCCGATGACCAACGTGTGGCGCCACCCTGACGACATCGACCGAGACGTCGCCGCGATCTTCGACCCGTTCGGCAATGCCGTGCACTGCGCGCTGTCGTTCAAGGTGCTCGGGGAGGACGTGCTCATCACCGGCGCCGGGCCGATCGGACTGATGGCCGCGGCGGTCGCCCGGCACGCCGGCGCGCGGTTCGTCGTCGTCACCGACGTGAACCCGTACCGGCTGGACCTCGCCCGCGAGATGGGCGTCACCTGGGCGGTCGACGTCCGGACCGAGACGCTGGACGTGGTGCAGCAGGAGCTCGGGATGACCGAGGGGTTCGACGTCGGCCTGGAGATGTCCGGGCATCCGACCGCCCTGCCGCAGATGATCGCGAACATGGCGCACGGCGGGCGGATCGCGCTGCTCGGGATCGCCTCCCAGCCCATCGAGGTGGACTGGAACACCGTGGTGTTCAACATGCTCACCATCAAGGGCATCTACGGTCGGGAGATGTACGAGACCTGGTACGCCATGACGGTGATGCTGCAGTCCGGGCTGGACGTGTCCCCGGTCATCACGCACCGGTTCGCGGCCGCCGACTTCGAGGAGGCGTTCCGGGTCGCCGGCAGCGGCGAGGCCGGCAAGGTCATCCTCGACTGGGAGGCGTGA
- a CDS encoding glutaredoxin domain-containing protein: protein MATPTRTRHQVVVFTTPTCSWCTKVKAYLRQNRVPFREVDVSRNQSAARDLVRRTGQMGVPVVQIDGKHIVGFDKAAIDKRLGLGGR, encoded by the coding sequence ATGGCGACCCCCACCCGCACACGGCACCAGGTCGTGGTGTTCACGACCCCGACCTGCTCCTGGTGCACGAAGGTCAAGGCGTACCTGCGCCAGAACCGGGTGCCGTTCCGTGAGGTCGACGTCAGCCGCAACCAGTCCGCGGCGCGCGACCTGGTCCGCAGGACCGGCCAGATGGGCGTCCCCGTCGTGCAGATCGACGGCAAGCACATCGTCGGCTTCGACAAGGCCGCGATCGACAAGCGGCTCGGGCTCGGCGGTCGCTGA
- a CDS encoding co-chaperone GroES: MVEPLGARVLVRLIEEASMTPSGLVLPDTAKDAPQRGEVVAVGDDEEMIKVAVGDRVYFAKYTGTELRLDGIDYLILEAADLLAVIRETGAGVSAA, encoded by the coding sequence CTGGTCGAGCCCCTGGGCGCCCGCGTCCTCGTCCGCCTCATCGAGGAGGCCTCGATGACGCCGAGCGGTCTGGTGCTCCCCGACACCGCCAAGGACGCCCCCCAGCGCGGCGAGGTCGTCGCCGTCGGGGACGACGAGGAGATGATCAAGGTCGCGGTCGGCGACCGGGTGTACTTCGCGAAGTACACCGGCACCGAGCTGCGGCTCGACGGCATCGACTACCTCATCCTCGAGGCCGCGGACCTGCTCGCGGTGATCCGGGAGACCGGGGCGGGCGTGTCTGCCGCCTGA
- a CDS encoding DUF805 domain-containing protein, with amino-acid sequence MGFGQAVSTCFRKYATFSGRAPRSEFWWFIVFYWILVVVTSIIDRLLGFKVYTGTLTINGVDYSTYTQTGWVTSIAVLLMILPILAVSVRRLHDTDRTGWWWWIGIVCCIGWIVLLIFYLQEGTRGPNKYGQPYGQVF; translated from the coding sequence ATGGGTTTCGGTCAGGCGGTCAGCACCTGCTTCCGCAAGTACGCCACCTTCTCCGGCCGCGCTCCGCGCAGCGAGTTCTGGTGGTTCATCGTCTTCTACTGGATCCTCGTCGTCGTCACGTCGATCATCGACCGGCTGCTCGGGTTCAAGGTCTACACCGGGACGCTCACGATCAACGGGGTCGACTACTCCACCTACACCCAGACCGGGTGGGTGACCAGCATCGCCGTCCTGCTGATGATCCTGCCGATCCTGGCGGTGTCCGTGCGGCGCCTGCACGACACCGACCGGACCGGCTGGTGGTGGTGGATCGGCATCGTCTGCTGCATCGGGTGGATCGTGCTGCTGATCTTCTACCTGCAGGAGGGGACCCGCGGGCCGAACAAGTACGGGCAGCCGTACGGCCAGGTCTTCTAG
- a CDS encoding NAD-dependent epimerase/dehydratase family protein, producing the protein MGITVVTGASGHVGVNLVPTLLQRGDRVRVVDTRLDPMLAAWGVEWCPVDVCDGEAVARALDGSEVVYHLAALISVVGGMAGRVERVNVGGVATVAAAARRAGVRRLVHCSSVHAYDTAAMRHLLLDERAPKAARRSLPAYDRSKAAGERALQAEVARGLDAVVCNPSGILGPRDPAPSRMGRFFLALRARRVPALVEGGFDWVDVRDVVDALVVAAEKGRVGENYLLGGRAASVRSLAETASGVTGVPAPLVTLPLWFARIWSPAATSVARRTADPLLYTADTLHALDTFPHVDPAKAQAELGFDPRPLAETIADLYAWFDRTGVDPAAVSWTPAARVIP; encoded by the coding sequence GTGGGGATCACCGTCGTCACGGGTGCCAGCGGTCACGTCGGGGTCAACCTGGTGCCGACGCTGCTGCAGCGCGGCGACCGGGTGCGGGTCGTGGACACCCGGCTGGATCCGATGCTCGCGGCCTGGGGCGTGGAGTGGTGTCCCGTCGACGTGTGCGACGGGGAGGCGGTCGCCCGGGCCCTGGACGGTTCCGAGGTCGTCTACCACCTGGCCGCGCTGATCTCGGTGGTCGGCGGGATGGCGGGCCGGGTCGAGCGGGTCAACGTCGGCGGTGTCGCCACGGTCGCCGCCGCGGCCCGCCGGGCCGGCGTACGGAGGTTGGTGCACTGCAGCTCGGTGCACGCGTACGACACGGCCGCGATGCGCCACCTGCTGCTGGACGAGCGGGCACCGAAGGCGGCGCGCCGGTCGCTCCCGGCGTACGACCGGTCCAAGGCCGCGGGGGAGCGTGCCCTGCAGGCGGAGGTGGCCCGGGGCCTGGACGCCGTGGTGTGCAACCCGTCCGGGATCCTCGGACCGCGCGACCCCGCGCCGTCCCGGATGGGGCGGTTCTTCCTCGCCCTGCGGGCCCGCCGGGTGCCGGCGCTGGTGGAGGGCGGGTTCGACTGGGTGGACGTACGCGACGTCGTGGATGCGCTGGTCGTCGCGGCCGAGAAGGGCCGCGTGGGCGAGAACTACCTGCTCGGCGGTCGCGCGGCCTCGGTGCGGTCGCTCGCGGAGACGGCCTCGGGCGTCACCGGGGTGCCGGCGCCGCTGGTCACGCTGCCCCTGTGGTTCGCCCGGATCTGGTCGCCGGCGGCCACGTCGGTGGCCCGGCGCACGGCGGACCCGCTGCTGTACACCGCGGACACGCTGCACGCCCTCGACACGTTCCCGCACGTGGATCCGGCCAAGGCGCAGGCGGAGCTGGGGTTCGATCCGCGGCCGCTGGCCGAGACGATCGCGGACCTGTATGCCTGGTTCGACCGGACCGGCGTCGACCCCGCCGCCGTCAGCTGGACGCCGGCCGCCCGCGTGATCCCGTAG
- a CDS encoding DUF1269 domain-containing protein, producing MDNLVLVAATYPDEATATSDYEALKAAEKEGDFSVIGAVVMSRSAAGDVEVKEHGAGPVGAGTVLGAAGGIVVGLFAPPLLLATAVGAGLGAGIGKLVKRHEEKEMGADLEEVMPPGTSAVIAVVNDDYADRVEHALEHAVKKINKAVDKGDYEELVQEIDKQAGKVQDALDS from the coding sequence ATGGACAACCTCGTACTCGTCGCCGCGACCTACCCCGACGAGGCGACTGCCACGAGCGACTACGAGGCATTGAAGGCGGCAGAGAAGGAGGGCGACTTCTCGGTCATCGGGGCCGTGGTCATGTCCCGCAGCGCGGCCGGGGACGTCGAGGTCAAGGAGCACGGCGCGGGCCCGGTCGGGGCCGGGACAGTCCTGGGTGCGGCGGGCGGCATCGTGGTCGGGCTGTTCGCCCCGCCGTTGCTGCTTGCGACCGCGGTCGGCGCCGGCCTGGGCGCCGGGATCGGCAAGCTGGTCAAGCGGCACGAGGAGAAGGAGATGGGGGCGGACCTGGAGGAGGTCATGCCCCCGGGGACGTCCGCGGTCATCGCGGTCGTCAACGACGACTACGCCGACCGGGTCGAGCACGCCCTGGAGCACGCGGTGAAGAAGATCAACAAGGCGGTCGACAAGGGCGACTACGAGGAGCTGGTGCAGGAGATCGACAAGCAGGCCGGCAAGGTCCAGGACGCCCTCGACTCCTGA
- a CDS encoding DEAD/DEAH box helicase yields MTGDPEDPTFADLGLRPELLAALAELGYEEPTPVQREAIPLLLTGRDVVAQAATGTGKTAAFALPVLHGLPAGDRGRRPVALVLVPTRELCIQVSQALHRYGRGLQARTLPIYGGQPIGRQLRELERGVDVVVATPGRALDHIRRGTLALDDVRTVVLDEADEMLDMGFAEDLDAILAATPEARQTVLFSATMPARIGGIARRHLTDPLRVEIERAAPPEGEAPQVRQVAYLVNRAHKPAALGRVLDIESPTAAIVFCRTRDEVDQLTEALNGRGYRAEALHGGMDQAQRDRVMGRLRSGSADLLVATDVAARGLDVDQLTHVVNYDVPSAPESYVHRIGRVGRGGRSGVAVTLAEPREHRMLKTIERVTRQRIPLERLPTSADLHARRLEVTRAALQSVLVGADEADLDRYRVVVETLADDFDVMEIALAAVRLSHEASGYLDEEEDIPEPEPPHAERGDRAPGGRRGAAAGGGGPARRRDRSGATARVFVSAGREKGIRPQDLVGAIANETSLRGADIGEIQVADRFSLVEVPEASVDEVLRALRATRIKGRKVQVRRDRGQRGS; encoded by the coding sequence GTGACCGGCGATCCCGAGGACCCGACGTTCGCCGACCTGGGCCTGCGCCCGGAGCTGCTGGCGGCGCTGGCCGAGCTGGGGTACGAGGAGCCGACCCCGGTGCAGCGCGAGGCGATCCCGCTGCTGCTCACGGGACGCGACGTGGTCGCCCAGGCAGCCACGGGCACCGGCAAGACGGCGGCCTTCGCCCTTCCGGTGCTGCATGGTCTGCCGGCGGGGGACCGTGGCCGCCGGCCGGTGGCGCTGGTGCTGGTCCCCACCCGGGAGCTGTGCATCCAGGTCTCGCAGGCGCTGCACCGGTACGGGCGGGGGTTGCAGGCGCGGACCCTGCCGATCTACGGCGGCCAGCCGATCGGCCGGCAGCTGCGCGAGCTCGAGCGAGGGGTGGACGTCGTCGTGGCCACGCCGGGGCGCGCGCTGGACCACATCCGGCGGGGCACGCTAGCCCTGGACGACGTACGCACGGTCGTGCTGGACGAGGCCGACGAGATGCTCGACATGGGCTTCGCCGAGGACCTCGACGCGATCCTGGCCGCCACGCCTGAGGCGAGGCAGACGGTGCTGTTCTCCGCGACCATGCCGGCGCGCATCGGCGGCATCGCGCGGCGGCACCTGACCGACCCGTTGCGGGTGGAGATCGAGCGCGCGGCGCCACCGGAGGGCGAGGCCCCGCAGGTGCGCCAGGTGGCGTACCTGGTCAACCGGGCGCACAAGCCGGCTGCGCTGGGTCGGGTGCTGGACATCGAGTCGCCCACGGCCGCGATCGTGTTCTGCCGCACCCGCGACGAGGTGGACCAGCTGACGGAGGCGCTCAACGGCCGCGGCTACCGCGCGGAGGCGCTGCACGGCGGGATGGACCAGGCGCAGCGCGACCGGGTGATGGGCCGACTGCGGTCGGGGTCGGCGGACCTGCTGGTCGCCACCGACGTGGCTGCCCGCGGGCTCGACGTCGACCAGCTCACGCACGTCGTCAACTACGACGTGCCGTCCGCGCCGGAGTCGTACGTCCACCGCATCGGCCGGGTGGGCCGCGGCGGCCGCAGCGGCGTCGCGGTGACCCTGGCGGAGCCGCGCGAGCACCGGATGCTCAAGACGATCGAGCGCGTGACGCGGCAGCGCATCCCGCTGGAGCGGCTGCCCACCAGCGCCGACCTGCACGCGCGACGGCTCGAGGTCACCAGGGCCGCGCTGCAGTCGGTCCTGGTGGGCGCGGACGAGGCGGACCTGGACCGCTACCGGGTCGTGGTGGAGACCCTCGCCGACGACTTCGACGTGATGGAGATCGCCCTGGCGGCGGTCCGGCTGTCGCACGAGGCGAGCGGGTACCTCGACGAGGAGGAGGACATCCCCGAGCCGGAGCCGCCGCACGCGGAGCGGGGGGACCGGGCGCCGGGGGGCCGTCGCGGCGCGGCCGCCGGTGGTGGCGGACCGGCGCGGCGCCGGGACCGCAGTGGGGCGACCGCCCGGGTCTTCGTCAGCGCGGGCCGGGAGAAGGGGATCCGGCCGCAGGACCTGGTGGGTGCGATCGCGAACGAGACCAGCCTGCGCGGTGCGGACATCGGCGAGATCCAGGTCGCCGACCGGTTCTCCCTGGTGGAGGTCCCGGAGGCGTCGGTCGACGAGGTGCTGCGAGCGCTGCGGGCGACCCGGATCAAGGGCCGCAAGGTCCAGGTCCGCCGCGACCGCGGCCAGCGGGGGTCGTGA
- a CDS encoding N(5)-(carboxyethyl)ornithine synthase gives MSGLTLGVIGRSTKENEHRVPIHPQHFDRVDPQLCEHMVVESGYGERFGVPDDRLPVGRVADRAEVLATADVVLLPKPMLSDVEALRDGQVLWGWPHLVQDPAMTQLAIDKRLTMIAWEAMNHWADDGSFGVHVFHMNNQLAGYCSVLHAMALAGVTGHYGRPLSAVVIGFGNTARGAVTALQAMGVHDVAVLTQREVSLVAAPIPGVTLDHIERLEDHPSRTRTLREADDPIPTAEFLAERDIVVNCVYQDTDAPLMFVDDADLPTLRPGTLVVDVSCDAGMGFSFARPTSFEQPMFTVGDGIQYYGVDHSPSYLFDTSSWMISEALIPHLATVMAGPHAWVADDTIRQAIEIRDGVIQNPKILSFQGRSSQHPHPVHVEHG, from the coding sequence ATGTCCGGGCTGACCCTCGGGGTGATCGGGCGCTCGACCAAGGAGAACGAGCACCGGGTGCCGATCCACCCGCAGCACTTCGACCGCGTCGACCCGCAGCTGTGCGAGCACATGGTGGTCGAGTCCGGGTACGGCGAGCGGTTCGGCGTCCCCGACGACCGACTTCCGGTGGGCCGGGTCGCCGACCGGGCCGAGGTCCTCGCGACGGCGGACGTCGTCCTGCTGCCCAAGCCGATGCTGTCCGACGTGGAGGCGCTGCGCGACGGCCAGGTGCTGTGGGGCTGGCCGCACCTGGTGCAGGACCCGGCGATGACGCAGTTGGCCATCGACAAGCGGCTGACGATGATCGCGTGGGAGGCCATGAACCACTGGGCCGACGACGGGTCGTTCGGCGTGCACGTGTTCCACATGAACAACCAGCTCGCGGGCTACTGCTCGGTGCTGCACGCAATGGCGCTCGCCGGGGTGACCGGGCACTACGGCCGGCCGCTGTCCGCGGTGGTCATCGGGTTCGGCAACACCGCACGCGGTGCGGTGACCGCGCTGCAGGCGATGGGGGTCCATGACGTCGCCGTGCTCACCCAGCGGGAGGTGTCCCTCGTCGCAGCCCCCATCCCGGGGGTGACGCTGGACCACATCGAACGACTCGAGGACCACCCCTCGCGCACGCGCACCCTGCGCGAGGCCGACGACCCGATCCCGACTGCGGAGTTCCTGGCGGAGCGGGACATCGTCGTGAACTGCGTCTACCAGGACACCGACGCACCGCTGATGTTCGTCGACGACGCGGACCTGCCGACGCTGCGACCCGGGACCCTCGTCGTCGACGTCTCCTGCGACGCCGGCATGGGGTTCTCGTTCGCTCGCCCCACGTCGTTCGAGCAGCCGATGTTCACCGTCGGCGACGGCATCCAGTACTACGGCGTGGACCACAGCCCGTCCTACCTGTTCGACACCTCCAGCTGGATGATCAGCGAGGCGCTGATCCCGCACCTGGCCACGGTCATGGCCGGGCCACACGCGTGGGTGGCGGACGACACGATCCGGCAGGCCATCGAGATCCGCGACGGGGTGATCCAGAACCCGAAGATCCTGTCGTTCCAGGGGCGTTCGTCGCAGCACCCGCACCCGGTGCACGTCGAGCACGGCTGA
- a CDS encoding FUSC family protein, which translates to MLRDSVESDTGQRRLWFTAGFSVVAFVAAFAACLALGHPKVGLAAGLVAMFAAVGAGVAPRGMTLQIGIPAGVAVLATIPLVLAADRRPWVAAAVTAAVMVLGSLTQADAPVGTVVGFMGSTAYVMGVASRSIHDVSAGEAALAVAVGGTAAAAAVAGLMAWRAYGAHEGISWVPPKVPRVPGNGWVRWWRAVTTALRDWRHDPYVRLAVRRLVVLPPMVAGLVAWGNDDALFGLLAAFAVTQPTLHDTEDRTVAQITGTLLACAGGVAAGLLLPTWAVIPLGILGIAFGLAFIRRNQVIAAAGTTAFALAGAGLYEPLETLAPLRLAAAVAGVAIAVLATLVIRPPRRRQPVAASEPEGGTTS; encoded by the coding sequence GTGCTGCGCGACTCGGTGGAGAGCGACACCGGTCAGCGCCGCCTGTGGTTCACCGCCGGCTTCAGCGTCGTGGCGTTCGTCGCGGCCTTCGCCGCGTGCCTGGCCCTGGGACACCCGAAGGTCGGTCTCGCCGCGGGCCTGGTCGCCATGTTCGCCGCGGTCGGGGCCGGGGTCGCCCCGCGCGGCATGACGTTGCAGATCGGCATCCCGGCCGGCGTGGCCGTGCTCGCCACCATCCCGCTGGTCCTGGCGGCGGACCGCCGACCGTGGGTTGCGGCCGCCGTGACCGCGGCCGTCATGGTGCTCGGATCACTCACCCAGGCCGACGCCCCGGTGGGCACGGTCGTCGGGTTCATGGGCTCGACCGCGTACGTGATGGGGGTCGCGAGCCGCTCGATCCACGACGTGTCGGCCGGCGAGGCCGCGCTGGCCGTCGCCGTGGGCGGGACGGCGGCGGCAGCCGCGGTGGCCGGGCTGATGGCGTGGCGGGCCTATGGCGCGCACGAGGGCATCTCCTGGGTGCCCCCCAAGGTGCCCAGGGTTCCGGGCAACGGGTGGGTCCGCTGGTGGCGCGCCGTCACCACAGCGCTGCGTGACTGGCGACATGACCCCTACGTACGACTGGCCGTGCGGCGGCTCGTCGTCCTGCCGCCGATGGTGGCGGGCCTAGTCGCCTGGGGCAACGACGACGCCCTCTTCGGCCTGCTGGCCGCCTTCGCCGTCACGCAGCCGACGCTGCACGACACCGAGGACCGGACCGTCGCGCAGATCACCGGGACCCTGCTGGCGTGCGCGGGTGGAGTAGCCGCGGGCCTGCTGCTCCCCACCTGGGCGGTGATCCCCCTGGGCATCCTCGGGATCGCGTTCGGGCTCGCGTTCATCCGGCGCAACCAGGTGATCGCCGCCGCGGGCACGACCGCGTTCGCCCTGGCCGGCGCCGGACTGTACGAGCCGCTCGAGACGCTGGCCCCGCTGCGCCTGGCCGCAGCGGTGGCGGGCGTCGCGATCGCGGTGCTGGCCACGCTGGTGATCCGGCCGCCGCGTCGGCGGCAGCCGGTCGCCGCGTCCGAACCCGAAGGAGGGACCACGTCGTGA
- a CDS encoding nitroreductase family deazaflavin-dependent oxidoreductase translates to MTRILRLLALLALVVATLGLVWLLGMRRKDSAVVALQRRVNRAVINPRQRAIAGRPGSDAALLHHVGRTSGRAYATPVGAEPTTDGFSIALVYGPRSDWLRNVLAAGSARIDHDGRTYAVDRPEVVAFADAEADFPPKTVPALRMIGVQQVLRLHRVDDGTPTAPDA, encoded by the coding sequence GTGACCCGCATCCTGCGCCTCCTGGCGCTGCTCGCGCTCGTCGTCGCCACGCTGGGGCTGGTCTGGCTGCTGGGGATGAGGCGCAAGGACTCCGCGGTGGTCGCCCTGCAGCGCCGCGTCAACCGCGCCGTCATCAACCCGCGCCAGCGCGCCATCGCGGGACGGCCGGGGTCGGATGCCGCCCTGCTGCACCACGTGGGCCGTACGTCCGGCCGGGCGTATGCCACGCCGGTCGGCGCGGAGCCCACGACGGACGGGTTCAGCATCGCGCTGGTGTACGGGCCGCGGTCGGACTGGCTGCGCAACGTGCTCGCCGCGGGATCGGCCCGGATCGACCACGACGGGCGGACGTACGCGGTCGACCGACCCGAGGTGGTGGCGTTCGCCGACGCCGAGGCCGACTTCCCGCCCAAGACCGTCCCGGCGCTGCGGATGATCGGCGTCCAGCAGGTGCTGCGGCTGCACCGCGTCGACGACGGCACGCCGACGGCCCCGGACGCCTAG
- a CDS encoding SDR family NAD(P)-dependent oxidoreductase: MGPPVTRPGPVLVTGANSGIGLATALHLAGRGWPVWGTVRSRAKATVLRNAAREAGVDDLVHATVLDVSDHDAVVRRWPRLPDFYGVVNNAGASHTGAVEEVSAAEAKALLDINLVTPAVIAGCALPSMRARGSGRIVNVSSIAGLVAVLPFQAWYHASKFGLEALSDVLRLEVAPFGVRVSLVEPGFFHTEILGKSEDQLVDREASPSPYAAGYARVERITEYVDRIAPPPGAVARAITSALESGRPKRRYLVGRDTLPIRGIGLLPQEITDRVVSLVADLGGGR; encoded by the coding sequence GTGGGCCCACCCGTCACGAGACCCGGCCCGGTCCTGGTCACCGGGGCCAACTCCGGCATCGGCCTGGCCACCGCACTGCACCTCGCCGGTCGCGGCTGGCCGGTGTGGGGGACCGTACGCAGCCGCGCCAAGGCGACCGTGCTGCGCAACGCCGCTCGGGAGGCGGGAGTCGACGACCTGGTCCACGCCACCGTCCTCGACGTGTCCGACCACGACGCGGTGGTGCGCCGCTGGCCGCGACTGCCGGACTTCTACGGCGTGGTCAACAACGCCGGAGCCAGCCACACCGGCGCCGTGGAGGAGGTCAGCGCCGCGGAGGCGAAGGCGCTGCTGGACATCAACCTGGTGACCCCGGCGGTGATCGCCGGGTGCGCCCTGCCGTCGATGCGGGCCCGGGGCTCCGGGCGCATCGTCAACGTCTCCTCGATCGCGGGACTCGTCGCGGTGCTGCCGTTCCAAGCCTGGTACCACGCGTCCAAGTTCGGCCTCGAGGCACTGTCGGACGTGCTGCGCCTGGAGGTCGCGCCGTTCGGCGTGCGGGTGTCGCTGGTCGAGCCCGGGTTCTTCCACACCGAGATCCTGGGCAAGTCCGAGGACCAGCTCGTCGACCGCGAAGCGTCACCCAGCCCGTACGCCGCCGGCTACGCGCGGGTGGAGCGCATCACCGAGTACGTCGACCGGATCGCGCCCCCGCCCGGCGCGGTGGCGCGCGCCATCACCTCGGCGCTGGAGAGCGGCCGACCCAAGCGCCGCTACCTCGTCGGGCGGGACACCCTGCCCATCCGCGGAATCGGGCTGCTGCCGCAGGAGATCACCGACCGGGTCGTGTCGCTGGTCGCCGACCTCGGCGGGGGGCGCTGA
- a CDS encoding winged helix DNA-binding domain-containing protein: MPKSTTRPKGTAPTSAATTLEPRRALGLRLRSLLLQADPAVPVPASVSDVVTWFGAMQAQDHGSGLWSLGVRLDGWTVDDVQSALERREALRTWPMRGTVHLVPARDAHWMLDLMGAKPLAGAARRREFLGLDERTADRAVEVLGSALAGGGRLTRAQCLETLADAGINGAGNYGYHLLWYASQRGVTCIAPHVDGEQTFALLDEWVPDPVRLDRDEALATIAERFVRSHGPVPLSDLTGWTGLGVRECRRGLELAGDAVTEVELDGRPAFVATTLLDAAPDDAAPGPGHLALPGFDEYLLGYKDRSLMLSPADANAVVPGGNGMFRATWVRDGRVAGTWTKGSSRTRLVIDAQPLTRTTRRDRAGLESALATYAAFLGRDLEVRWPEPTPRR; this comes from the coding sequence ATGCCGAAGAGCACGACGCGACCGAAGGGCACAGCGCCGACGAGCGCGGCGACGACCCTGGAGCCCCGTCGCGCGCTGGGGCTGCGGCTGCGCAGCCTTCTCCTGCAGGCGGATCCCGCCGTCCCCGTACCCGCGTCGGTGTCCGACGTCGTCACCTGGTTCGGCGCGATGCAGGCGCAGGACCACGGCAGCGGGCTGTGGTCGCTCGGCGTCCGGCTGGACGGCTGGACCGTCGACGACGTGCAGTCCGCCCTGGAACGACGGGAGGCCCTGCGCACCTGGCCGATGCGCGGGACCGTCCACCTGGTCCCCGCCCGCGACGCGCACTGGATGCTGGACCTGATGGGGGCCAAGCCGCTGGCCGGGGCGGCGCGCCGCCGGGAGTTCCTCGGCCTGGACGAGCGGACCGCGGACCGGGCCGTCGAGGTGCTGGGATCCGCGCTGGCCGGCGGTGGCCGGCTGACCCGGGCGCAGTGCCTGGAGACCCTGGCGGACGCCGGCATCAACGGCGCCGGCAACTACGGCTACCACCTGCTCTGGTACGCCAGCCAGCGCGGCGTCACCTGCATCGCACCGCACGTCGACGGCGAGCAGACGTTCGCGCTGCTCGACGAGTGGGTGCCCGATCCGGTCCGGCTCGACCGGGACGAGGCGCTCGCCACGATCGCCGAGCGGTTCGTGCGCAGCCACGGACCGGTCCCGCTGTCCGACCTGACCGGGTGGACCGGGCTCGGCGTGCGCGAGTGCCGTCGCGGCCTGGAGCTGGCCGGCGACGCCGTGACCGAGGTCGAGCTGGACGGGCGCCCGGCGTTCGTGGCCACCACGCTGCTCGACGCCGCGCCGGACGACGCGGCACCCGGACCCGGGCACCTGGCCCTGCCGGGCTTCGACGAGTACCTCCTCGGCTACAAGGACCGGTCCCTGATGCTGTCCCCGGCCGACGCCAATGCGGTGGTCCCCGGCGGCAACGGGATGTTCCGCGCCACCTGGGTCCGCGACGGCCGGGTCGCCGGGACGTGGACCAAGGGGTCGTCGCGCACCCGGCTGGTCATCGACGCGCAGCCGCTCACCCGCACCACCCGGCGGGACCGGGCCGGGCTGGAATCCGCCCTCGCCACCTACGCGGCCTTCCTGGGCCGCGACCTCGAGGTCCGCTGGCCCGAGCCGACGCCGCGACGATAG